From a single Desulfobaccales bacterium genomic region:
- a CDS encoding transcriptional repressor, which yields MADPQERLEHMIRVLKDKGCRLTPQRMTMLRILSKSEGHPSAEQIFEQIRADYPTTSLATIYKTLSLLKNVGEIFEITFASMGSHYDGNKPYPHPHLICTQCGQILDPEYEALAGISQEIAQQTGYKITHQQLNFFGLCPTCQGNRQNKEDMEKSKKP from the coding sequence TTGGCTGATCCTCAAGAGCGTCTGGAACATATGATCAGGGTGCTGAAGGATAAAGGGTGCCGGCTTACGCCGCAGCGCATGACCATGTTGCGGATCTTATCTAAGAGTGAAGGGCACCCGAGCGCAGAGCAGATTTTCGAACAGATCAGAGCCGATTATCCCACAACCAGCCTGGCCACAATTTATAAGACTTTAAGTCTGCTAAAGAATGTGGGCGAGATCTTCGAAATTACTTTTGCCAGCATGGGGAGCCATTACGACGGCAATAAGCCCTACCCGCACCCCCATCTCATTTGCACCCAATGCGGTCAGATCCTTGATCCAGAGTACGAGGCCTTGGCTGGTATTTCTCAAGAAATAGCGCAGCAGACCGGGTATAAGATCACCCATCAGCAGTTGAACTTTTTTGGCCTTTGCCCCACGTGTCAAGGCAATCGCCAGAATAAAGAGGATATGGAAAAGAGCAAAAAACCTTAA